In one Electrophorus electricus isolate fEleEle1 chromosome 21, fEleEle1.pri, whole genome shotgun sequence genomic region, the following are encoded:
- the gtpbp1l gene encoding GTP binding protein 1, like isoform X3, whose protein sequence is MTTLRSAPLPGAEPLVPACLFAPEPGRGKDPEGGETGHGVARALSSKLALVSPTGEEYDHLLGQLRARIDEGSGETIYVVGAGSDGDDYGLDEKDVEASAATVRSLCEHLDADLILLWERQESAGSVRDYLIRRRVGESDFLEVRVAVVGNVDAGKSTLLGVLTHGELDNGRGFARRKLFRHKHEVESGRTSSVSNNILGFDRHGRVVNRPDGHGGGLDWAEICERSSKVVTFIDLAGHEKYLKTTVFGMTGHLPDFCMLMVGSNAGIVGMTKEHLGLALALSVPVFAVVTKIDMCPANILQETLRLLQRLLKSPGCRKIPVLVHNKDDVIVTALNFSSERMCPIFQISNVTGENIDLLKMFLNLLSSRTTFRDDEPAEFQIDDTYSVPGVGTVVSGTTLRGWIHLNDTLLLGPDPVGAFIPISVKSIHRNRMPVKEVHGGQTASFALKKIKRSSIRKGMVMVSPHLSPQASWEFEAEILVLHHPTTISPRYQAMVHCGSIRQTATILSMNKDCVRTGDKATVHFRFIKAPEYLHINQRLVFREGHTKAVGCITKKINPAGQ, encoded by the exons ATGACGACTTTAAGATCGGCTCCTTTGCCAGGGGCAGAACCCCTAGTACCTGCGTGTCTGTTTGCCCCAGAGCCGGGCCGTGGGAAGGACCCCGAGGGAGGGGAGACGGGCCACGGAGTTGCCCGGGCTCTGAGCAGCAAG CTGGCCCTGGTCAGTCCTACAGGGGAAGAGTATGACCATCTGCTCGGCCAGCTGCGCGCCAGAATAGACGAGGGTTCAGGGGAGACCATCTACGTGGTGGGAGCCGGCTCAG ACGGGGACGATTACGGGCTGGACGAGAAGGACGTGGAAGCGTCAGCGGCGACGGTGCGCTCCCTGTGCGAGCATCTGGATGCCGACCTGATCCTCCTGTGGGAGAGGCAGGAGAGTGCAGGCAGCGTGCGGGACTACCTGATCCGCCGCAGGGTGGGCGAGAGCGACTTCCTGGAAGTGAG ggTGGCGGTGGTGGGCAACGTGGATGCTGGGAAGAGCACCCTGCTGGGCGTGCTCACCCACGGCGAGCTGGACAACGGCCGAGGCTTTGCCCGCCGGAAACTGTTCCGTCACAAGCACGAGGTAGAGAGTGGGCGCACCAGCAGCGTGAGCAACAACATCCTGGGCTTCGACCGGCACGGCCGCGTGGTCAACCGGCCTGACGGCCACGGCGGGGGCCTGGACTGGGCCGAGATCTGCGAGAGGTCCTCCAAGGTGGTGACCTTCATCGACCTGGCCGGCCACGAGAAGTACCTGAAGACCACGGTGTTCGGCATGACCGGCCACCTGCCCGACTTCTGTATGTTGATG gtagGCAGCAATGCAGGTATCGTGGGTATGACCAAAGAGCACCTGGGTCTGGCCCTGGCCCtcagtgtgcctgtgtttgcaGTGGTCACCAAAATAGACATGTGTCCTGCCAACATCTTACAAG agaCTCTTAGACTGTTACAAAGGTTACTGAAGTCTCCGGGTTGCAGAAAAATTCCAGTTCTGGTTCACAACAAAGATGATGTCATTGTCACAGCCCTAAACTTCAGCTCAgaaag aATGTGTCCAATCTTCCAGATCTCCAACGTGACTGGGGAGAACATAGACCTCCTGAAGATGTTTCTGAACCTGCTTTCCTCACGAACCACATTCAGAGATGACGAACCAGCAGAGTTTCAGATAGATGACACTTACTCAGTAccg GGCGTAGGCACAGTCGTGTCGGGGACTACTTTGCGCGGATGGATACATCTGAACGACACGCTGCTGCTCGGCCCCGACCCCGTGGGGGCGTTCATCCCCATCTCGGTCAAATCCATCCACCGCAATCGCATGCCCGTGAAGGAGGTGCACGGCGGCCAAACGGCTTCCTTTGCCCTGAAGAAGATCAAGCGCTCGTCCATCAGGAAGGGCATGGTCATGGTCTCGCCCCACCTCAGCCCACAGGCATCATGGGAGTTTGAGGCCGAGATCCTTGTCCTGCACCATCCGACTACAATATCACCTAGATACCAGGCcatgg TCCACTGCGGGAGTATAAGACAGACTGCTACCATTCTGTCCATGAATAAGGATTGCGTACGCACAGGGGACAAAGCAACGGTCCACTTCCGGTTTATAAAGGCCCCCGAGTATCTGCACATCAACCAGAGGCTCGTCTTCAGAGAGGGACACACCAAAGCCGTCGGGTGCATCACCAAG AAAATTAACCCTGCAGGACAGTAG
- the gtpbp1l gene encoding GTP binding protein 1, like isoform X2 has product MTTLRSAPLPGAEPLVPACLFAPEPGRGKDPEGGETGHGVARALSSKLALVSPTGEEYDHLLGQLRARIDEGSGETIYVVGAGSDGDDYGLDEKDVEASAATVRSLCEHLDADLILLWERQESAGSVRDYLIRRRVGESDFLEVRVAVVGNVDAGKSTLLGVLTHGELDNGRGFARRKLFRHKHEVESGRTSSVSNNILGFDRHGRVVNRPDGHGGGLDWAEICERSSKVVTFIDLAGHEKYLKTTVFGMTGHLPDFCMLMVGSNAGIVGMTKEHLGLALALSVPVFAVVTKIDMCPANILQETLRLLQRLLKSPGCRKIPVLVHNKDDVIVTALNFSSERMCPIFQISNVTGENIDLLKMFLNLLSSRTTFRDDEPAEFQIDDTYSVPGVGTVVSGTTLRGWIHLNDTLLLGPDPVGAFIPISVKSIHRNRMPVKEVHGGQTASFALKKIKRSSIRKGMVMVSPHLSPQASWEFEAEILVLHHPTTISPRYQAMVHCGSIRQTATILSMNKDCVRTGDKATVHFRFIKAPEYLHINQRLVFREGHTKAVGCITKLLQTKPQTKSQCAKKATSQAKAANEEAASPGSGLPPAQQPRSAANGRR; this is encoded by the exons ATGACGACTTTAAGATCGGCTCCTTTGCCAGGGGCAGAACCCCTAGTACCTGCGTGTCTGTTTGCCCCAGAGCCGGGCCGTGGGAAGGACCCCGAGGGAGGGGAGACGGGCCACGGAGTTGCCCGGGCTCTGAGCAGCAAG CTGGCCCTGGTCAGTCCTACAGGGGAAGAGTATGACCATCTGCTCGGCCAGCTGCGCGCCAGAATAGACGAGGGTTCAGGGGAGACCATCTACGTGGTGGGAGCCGGCTCAG ACGGGGACGATTACGGGCTGGACGAGAAGGACGTGGAAGCGTCAGCGGCGACGGTGCGCTCCCTGTGCGAGCATCTGGATGCCGACCTGATCCTCCTGTGGGAGAGGCAGGAGAGTGCAGGCAGCGTGCGGGACTACCTGATCCGCCGCAGGGTGGGCGAGAGCGACTTCCTGGAAGTGAG ggTGGCGGTGGTGGGCAACGTGGATGCTGGGAAGAGCACCCTGCTGGGCGTGCTCACCCACGGCGAGCTGGACAACGGCCGAGGCTTTGCCCGCCGGAAACTGTTCCGTCACAAGCACGAGGTAGAGAGTGGGCGCACCAGCAGCGTGAGCAACAACATCCTGGGCTTCGACCGGCACGGCCGCGTGGTCAACCGGCCTGACGGCCACGGCGGGGGCCTGGACTGGGCCGAGATCTGCGAGAGGTCCTCCAAGGTGGTGACCTTCATCGACCTGGCCGGCCACGAGAAGTACCTGAAGACCACGGTGTTCGGCATGACCGGCCACCTGCCCGACTTCTGTATGTTGATG gtagGCAGCAATGCAGGTATCGTGGGTATGACCAAAGAGCACCTGGGTCTGGCCCTGGCCCtcagtgtgcctgtgtttgcaGTGGTCACCAAAATAGACATGTGTCCTGCCAACATCTTACAAG agaCTCTTAGACTGTTACAAAGGTTACTGAAGTCTCCGGGTTGCAGAAAAATTCCAGTTCTGGTTCACAACAAAGATGATGTCATTGTCACAGCCCTAAACTTCAGCTCAgaaag aATGTGTCCAATCTTCCAGATCTCCAACGTGACTGGGGAGAACATAGACCTCCTGAAGATGTTTCTGAACCTGCTTTCCTCACGAACCACATTCAGAGATGACGAACCAGCAGAGTTTCAGATAGATGACACTTACTCAGTAccg GGCGTAGGCACAGTCGTGTCGGGGACTACTTTGCGCGGATGGATACATCTGAACGACACGCTGCTGCTCGGCCCCGACCCCGTGGGGGCGTTCATCCCCATCTCGGTCAAATCCATCCACCGCAATCGCATGCCCGTGAAGGAGGTGCACGGCGGCCAAACGGCTTCCTTTGCCCTGAAGAAGATCAAGCGCTCGTCCATCAGGAAGGGCATGGTCATGGTCTCGCCCCACCTCAGCCCACAGGCATCATGGGAGTTTGAGGCCGAGATCCTTGTCCTGCACCATCCGACTACAATATCACCTAGATACCAGGCcatgg TCCACTGCGGGAGTATAAGACAGACTGCTACCATTCTGTCCATGAATAAGGATTGCGTACGCACAGGGGACAAAGCAACGGTCCACTTCCGGTTTATAAAGGCCCCCGAGTATCTGCACATCAACCAGAGGCTCGTCTTCAGAGAGGGACACACCAAAGCCGTCGGGTGCATCACCAAG CTGCTCCAAACGAAGCCCCAGACAAAATCGCAGTGTGCAAAGAAAGCCACGTCGCAGGCCAAAGCAGCCAATGAGGAGGCAGCATCTCCAGGAAGTGGCCTACCGCCGGCACAGCAG CCCAGGTCCGCGGCGAACGGTCGACGGTGA